A stretch of DNA from Candidatus Latescibacter sp.:
GGTCCATGAGTCGGAGCGACCGCTCCAGGTTGACTGCTTCGCCGTTCGCCAGATCTCCAAGGGTAGAACGGCGCAACGTTTCTTCAACAGCCTGTACAGTGAACGTGGAAGTATCGAAGCCGGTGACCGTCTGACAGGCCCCGCTTATGGACACGCTGTCTCCGAGCTTCATGTCATCCAGAATGACATGCGCTTCAATGGTGATATCCATCATCGATCCGCGACGGACTGTGGAAACCACCTTACCCACTTCTTCAATCAAGCCGGTAAACATATCAAATTCTCGTTAAAATTTAAGTTATAAATTGCGACATGCGTTTCTTTTCAAATTAGATGCCGAAACGGTTTCATCGTTCCCGCGAAGCGGCAACAAGTTCGTCATGACACGTGTCATCCTGAACTCGTTTCAGGATCTAATCGCTTAAAACACGCGTATTATTCCGGATAGCCGGTTATCAGGATATCTTCGCCCAGCTCTTCAACTTCCCGGTTCCCGAGATGAATTGCTCTGTCGATGGTTTGTATTCCCAGGTCACCGATCCCATCGATCCCTTGCCCTAGTATTTTCGGAGCGAAAAATATGCATACTTTATCCGCAAGTCCCTCGCGGAGAAGGGAAGCGGCGAGAGCTGCGCCGCCTTCGCAGAGGATACTGGTCATCAATTGTTCCCCCAGCCTCTTGAGGACATTGTGCAACGATATATTACCCTCTTTGCTTTCCATTTTCCAAACTTCTATTCCCCGCCGCCCCAGTTCCTGCAGTTTGCCGGTGTCAGGCTTTTCCGCAGCAACAACAATTGCCCGGGCATCGGCAAAAACATGGGAATTAAGAGGGCTTCGCAAGTGAGAATCGAGAATAACCCGCCAGGGGTCAGAACCTTCCGCATCGCGCACGGTGAGCTTCGGATTATCGGCGAGCACGGTCCCGACTCCCACCATGACAGCATCGGACCATGCCCGGAGAAGATGAACACGCTTCCTGGATTCCGGGCCGGTAATCCACCTGCTGCTGCCGTCTGGTGCAGCAATCCTTCCGTCCAGGGTCATAGCCAGTTTCAGAGTCACGAACGGGATTTTTGTACTGATGTATTTGAGATAGGCTTCGTTCAGTTTTCGTGCACGATTTTCCAGGACGCCGGATTCTGTCTCGATGTGCTGCTGACGGAGGCTGGTGAAACCTCCGCCGCATACTAGCGGATTGGGATCGGACATGGCCGCAACCACCCTGCGTATGCCGCTTTTGACAATAGATTCTGTGCAGGGAGGAGTTTTGCCGAAATGGCAGCAGGGTTCCAGAGTAACATAAAGCGTCGCGCCGCGGGCGCGCTCTCCGGCTTCCCTGAGAGCAGTAATTTCGGCATGATCATCTCCGGCTTTACGGTGGAATCCCCGGCCGATGATCTCTCCATCACGAACAATGACTGCGCCGACCATAGGATTGGGACTGGTTGTGCCAAGGCCTTTTTCTGCAAGAGAAAGGGCCAATTCCATATAACGCCGGTCAGTATCGGTTCCCGTTGAATTCATGCTGGTATCGGTCCCTCCTGAATGCAACCTTATAAACTTAAAATATACAAGATATTTCGGACAATTCCAAGCACTTCCGGCCTGATCAGTCCAAAGAATATGCCTTGACTATTTATTTGCAATTGTGTAACTTAGACCGATTCAAAATGCAAATACATGTAATGTATACTCTCTTTCATTATAAAGGAGCGGATTCATGAATGAGGGGAGAATCGTCCAAATTATCGGACCGGTTATAGATATCGAGTTTCCTGCTGGTTCAGTCCCCAACATCCTCGATGCGCTGATCATTAAACGTAAGGATGCAACAAAACTAGTGGCCGAAGCCCAGATTCATCTGGGTGAAAATGTCGTGCGCTGTGTGGCCATGGATTCCACCGACGGTCTGGTGCGCGGCATGCCGGTCATCAATACGGAAAAGCCGATCACGGTTCCCGTGGGGCCGGAAACTCTGGGCCGCATGCTGAATGTGATCGGGGAACCGATTGACGGCAAGGGCCCGGTTAACGCGAAAACCCATCTCCCCATTCATCGCCCTGCACCTTCATTCAGCGACCAGAATATCGAAACAACCATGCTGGAAACCGGCATAAAAGTAATCGATCTCCTGGAGCCGTATCCGAGGGGAGGCAAAATCGGTCTGTTCGGCGGAGCGGGAGTGGGAAAAACAGTTCTCATCATGGAGCTTATCAACAATGTCGCCAAACAGCACTCCGGCATCTCGGTTTTCGGCGGCGTCGGCGAGCGCACCCGTGAGGGGAACGACTTGTGGCTTGATTTCAACGAATCGGGAGTGATAAATTCCACTGCCCTGGTGTTCGGCCAGATGAACGAACCTCCGGGAGCCCGTCAGCGGGTAGGATTGACGGCGCTCACAGTGGCAGAATACTTCCGTGACGCCGAGGGAAAGGATGTGCTCCTTTTCATCGACAATATCTTCCGGTTCGTGCAGGCCGGCTCGGAAGTATCCGCACTCCTGGGCCGTATGCCCTCGGCGGTAGGGTACCAGCCGACCCTGTCCACCGAGATGGGCGCTCTCCAGGAGCGAATTACCTCCACCCGGAAAGGATCTATCACTTCCGTGCAGGCAATTTATGTTCCGGCGGACGACCTTACCGACCCGGCGCCGGCGACCACCTTCTCCCACCTTGACGCCACAACCGTGCTGAACCGCGCCATCGTAGAAAAAGGCATATACCCCGCAGTTGACCCCCTTGACTCCACCTCCCGAATTCTTAACCCGCGAATCGTGGGGTACGAT
This window harbors:
- the atpD gene encoding F0F1 ATP synthase subunit beta, translated to MNEGRIVQIIGPVIDIEFPAGSVPNILDALIIKRKDATKLVAEAQIHLGENVVRCVAMDSTDGLVRGMPVINTEKPITVPVGPETLGRMLNVIGEPIDGKGPVNAKTHLPIHRPAPSFSDQNIETTMLETGIKVIDLLEPYPRGGKIGLFGGAGVGKTVLIMELINNVAKQHSGISVFGGVGERTREGNDLWLDFNESGVINSTALVFGQMNEPPGARQRVGLTALTVAEYFRDAEGKDVLLFIDNIFRFVQAGSEVSALLGRMPSAVGYQPTLSTEMGALQERITSTRKGSITSVQAIYVPADDLTDPAPATTFSHLDATTVLNRAIVEKGIYPAVDPLDSTSRILNPRIVGYDHYHTAHNVQNILQRYKDLQDIINILGIDELSDEDKLTVQRARKIERFLGQPFFVAEQFTGLKGQYIPLLETIKGFREIIEGKHDHLPEQAFISVGPIEMAVEKGKKILERQ
- the ribD gene encoding bifunctional diaminohydroxyphosphoribosylaminopyrimidine deaminase/5-amino-6-(5-phosphoribosylamino)uracil reductase RibD; translation: MNSTGTDTDRRYMELALSLAEKGLGTTSPNPMVGAVIVRDGEIIGRGFHRKAGDDHAEITALREAGERARGATLYVTLEPCCHFGKTPPCTESIVKSGIRRVVAAMSDPNPLVCGGGFTSLRQQHIETESGVLENRARKLNEAYLKYISTKIPFVTLKLAMTLDGRIAAPDGSSRWITGPESRKRVHLLRAWSDAVMVGVGTVLADNPKLTVRDAEGSDPWRVILDSHLRSPLNSHVFADARAIVVAAEKPDTGKLQELGRRGIEVWKMESKEGNISLHNVLKRLGEQLMTSILCEGGAALAASLLREGLADKVCIFFAPKILGQGIDGIGDLGIQTIDRAIHLGNREVEELGEDILITGYPE